DNA sequence from the Anser cygnoides isolate HZ-2024a breed goose chromosome 22, Taihu_goose_T2T_genome, whole genome shotgun sequence genome:
gcagggctctggggacaTTATTTGGGGGAACAAGCCACTGTGAGCCCACTGGGAccatcccagccccacggggcccCGGTACGAGCCGTGCCCTGAGACCCAGCGCTCAGCCCCGCACCACCCGCCCTGGGGaggggtccccgtgtccccttcccccccccaccccgagcagCCCTACCCGCGCCCCTCGATCTTGCAGACGTGCTGGATGAAGGGGCTCCAGTCGAAGGTGCCGGGCTCGCCCCGCGCCCAGCGCTGCAGCTCCTCCCGGTTCACCGCCAGGTAGTCGGTGGCCACGATCTCCTCGAAGTGGTCGCAGGCGCTCAGCAGCTGGTAGATGGTGGGGCCCGAGCCCACGTCGATGAGCGTGCGCCCGCGGATCTCACCTGGGGGGCGCAgcacatggggggggggggtcccacagcGGGTCAGGgacctggggacatggggctgggggagccagACACGGGGGACAAACCAGGGGACAGCagtgggggggggtggcagggtgGTGGGTGCCCCCTCACGCcccgtgcctcggtttccccacCCTTCTACAAagccggggaccccccccccccagcaccccctcaCCGCTGGCAAAGGTCTCGGCCAGGCATCGCAGCTTCCAGGGCACCACGCAGTCCTCGGAGGAGAAGTCAGCCCGGGGGGGCACGTAGTTGTTCTGCAGGTAGGCGCGGGGGTCGAAGCGCTCGTAGCCCTCCCGGACGGCGGCCAGGCTGCTCatggcgggggctgcgggggccgcTGCGCCCGGACCCGTTTTATAGCCCCGGCAaggccggggggggtgggggggtgaggggcgggggggggcacacggtgAGTTATGGCTGTGCTCGGCACGGCGCTGATTGCGGCCGTCCATCGCGGATAACCAGGTTAGCGTCAGTGCCCGGGGCCGGATCCGGCCCTGCGctgagcagccagccctgctgtgtccccccccgggagcagggggggggaggctggagcctggcgtcctgctgcagcccttgAAGCCGGTGCCCACCTGAGGAGTGGGTGTCCCAGCACCATGGTGGGAGCACGGcgcacccccaccccacccagcaCCCAAAGGTGCTGCCCTGGCTCCAGGCCTGccccatggggatggggatggggttgggctggggctggaaatggggctggggtccgTCTGGGTGCTCCCTCGTTACCGATGAGCCGAGCGCGCTGGAgctcagcccagcccctggcagGAGCCGGCACCACCAATCCTGCCCGCTCCCAgcgctcccagtgctcccagtgctcccagcgcGCCCAGCACCCTGGGACCGGGGACGGgatgggagctgcttgtggggccgggggaggagggggggtaAAGGTGCTGGAGCCCCAAGGGCAGCAgcgggaggggagggatggggatgaggacgggaaggggatggggacagggagggggacaggggctgGCGGTGGCCCAGGGACAGCAGGATCCGGCCGGGCGGGAACAGCTAATCTGGGCGCTGGCACCGAGGTCGTCCTGGACCctgccaggggctgggctggcaaAAGGGGGGGGCAGTTATATAAGCAGggatctgcccccccccccccccgcccaagCCTCCAACCCCGCGTCCTGCAGCAATgggccgtgcctcagtttccccaattccccccccccagggcccctctCTTGGGTCCAGGGGTAAAGGGCagatggggggggagggggggagctgagccaggtctggcgggggggggcaggtccTGGtactctccccccccccccccccccccataaataAAACGCTGCTGCCGGAGCCGCAGGCCCAGGCTGGACACTTTATTGCAGTACAAAGGAAGTCTGATTTGtacaaaaccacacaaaaacccccaccgcgccccccccccccagcccctctgaaggcttggggttgggggggggggggggggctcagcgctCCCCATCCTCACACCCCCTCCTTCTGCCAGGGAAACCGAATCGTCCCCGCGCCCGGCACCGCCCCGAGCCGCGGGCGCCCCGTCCCCGCCGGCCACCCCCACCCGCCACGGGGTGGGCGCccacccccacgtccccccaccctcctctgcctcccccgGGGGCCGCGGCGCGCGCAGGGGCTCAGGaccccgccgccgctgccccccgccctcAGCCcgcgccccgagccccccacccacggccgccgccgccgccttcaGCCCCTCTGGGCCTCGTGGGAGAGGGAGCGGGACAGGGTGCGGGGGACGCCCGCCTTGGCCCCGCGGAGGTCCGGGGGGGCGaagaggggcaggggcagggtgcGGGCgtagggcaggaggtgctgggccAGCGGCTGCCCCAGGAGCCCGAACCGCAGCACGCCCCAGGGCGAGCGCTGCTCCAGCACCCGCGTCTCCCCGCGCTGCTCCAGCGTCTCGCGGCGCCGCTCGTCCACCTCCCGCCGGCACCACCTGGGCACGAGGCGCTCATGGGGgtgggagcgggggggggggttccctgTCCCTCCCCACCTCATGGGCAACTCTGGAGACCCCCCCCCTCTCCACCCCAGACCATCCCGCGCCCTATGGGGACCACCCAGCTTCGTGGGGAACCTGTGGAGATCCCCAAGTCCCCCTGGGCACtttggtgaccccccccccaccccccgcccaTGGCATCTCCAACTCCATGGGGACCCCTGGAgaccccccctgcacccccaggTCCCGCCCAACCCCATGGGGACCTCACCCCATGGGAACCCTACAACCTGCATtgcagcacccagagcccccccgTCCCACAATGACCCCCCCTCCaacagcctccccagccccacagggaccccgggagccccccacgtccccgtgtgGACGcgcagcctcccccagccccatgcagcccccccccccccctctccccacaggAATCCCCAAGACCCTCCCAGTCCCACGGGGACCCTTGGacacccccccacctccctggaTCTCCCACGGACCCTCggagcccccccgcagccctatggggacctcccccccccgccccccatccCTCAGGGACCCCAAGCACCCGGACCCCCAGTCCGTCGGCGCCGCTCACCCCTCCTCGGGCCGGGTGCTGAGCTCCAGGTCCAGCCACTCGGCGCTGAAGGTCTCGTGGCGCCCCACGTCCTCCTCCTTGACGCGGCAGCCTAGGCGGGCGCCCGAGAGCAGCCCCCCGCTGCGCACCACCGTGCTCGGCCCCCACATCCCCGcggcaccctggggtgcagcTGCGCGCGCCCCGGTTCCGGCTTCTGCTGCCCCGCGCCTGCCAGCCCCGCTTATATGGCCCCGGGGGAGGCTATTTTGGGACGTGTCACTGGCACCGCAGGGACGGGTGGGTGCCAAGAGCCCCCCCCTCGGGGGGGtaagcggggggggggggtggcactggggacacaTGCGTCACCTCGTGTGCATCCGGCCACGCTCAGCCCCGCGCGCCCAGGGTTGCTCTGGTAGGGTCACCCCCCGTGgtggcagcccctgccccggcgCTGTGTCCCtgtggggtgtggggacacGTGGAGACAGCCCCCGCCGGCACCGTGAGGCCCCCCCCTGGCCCCGGCCCAGGGCACGCCTGGCCTTTCCCTGCCCGCTGCGGCGCTGGCACCGGCCCCCCGGGACCAGCAAACACGGCGGACCCAAGAGGTGGCAGCGGCTCtgtgggggggctgcggcccgTACCGTGGCCGTgccaccccgtgccaccccgtGCCACCCAGCCCCTGGCAGTCCTTGCCCCATTGCTGCCCTCGAAGGGCCGCTGGGGTCCCATCCCCGTgcgtgtcccccccatccccgctgCGCTGTGCGAGCTGGCAGCGGGGTGCTGGCCACGGGGGGCCCCCCCGCCGGGCTATTTGTAGGGTGAACAGATGGGGGCTGCAGACAGATGGGTGCTCGCAGGGTGCCAGCGGGCAGAGCTCGCTGGCCGGGCCCCGGGGACATCGGGCTCCGTCCCCGACCCCTTCAGCGGAGCAGAGGGGACCCGGGGCCGCAGAAACAACGGGGGCCCGAGGGGACGCGCGGGCAGACCCTGCCTGGGGTGGCGGACGGATGCTCCGCGCCACCACCACCGCGGGACAGGGGACGGGGACCCCGCGGCCAGCAGCCGCAGGAGCCCTGGGACTGATCCTTGGAGCCTCGGGGGCCAGCTTGGgcctgctccttgccccccccccccccctcgccagGCGCTCGTCCCCGCTTTTATTCGATCGAGTTACAAAGGGCACGTGGAAGGCAGAGGGCTGCAAATAGTGCAAGGCTCTTTTATTTCGACAGCTGCCGGCCACAGGCGGCCCCCCGGCACGGGCCACGGGACCCCAGGACGGtgccggggatggggggggggcaggggggcagagACCCCGTGGCTCAGCCCACACGTGGGGGCTGCCGTGGGCGCTCGCCCCCGTGCCGCAGCGCTGCCGGCGCGTGCCCCCGCGTGCGGGCGGCCGGGCGCTGCTTCCCGTTATAGCGGAGCGCGGCAGCGGCGCGCACAGGTAGAAGGGAGCCGCGCTCGcccccgcatccccccccccccccaggaaggATGAGAAATCTCTGAACCgttccctgcagagctgcgggctgggggtggggtggggtgggggggaaaacGAGCTCAGCCAGGACCCCGGAGaagggggcagccccaggggacagccccgggggtccccacgagtccccccagtgtcccccccaggGGTGAAGCCCCCCAGGGGAAGGAGCCCACGAGCCCCGCGGGGGCTGGGCTTTGTAGCCGTGTGCGAAGGGCACAGCCTGGCACGTGGCTGTGTCGGGACAGTGACGGGGACAGACCTGTCCTCACCCCCACAGCAGctttcccctccatcccccttGCCCCGGGGTACCGCTTCGGGAAGCTGGGAGTCCCAAGGAGCCCCCAGACCCGCCGTGTGGGGCGGGGGCAAGGCCGGACTCGGAGCGGGGCAGAGCCCGACCGcacggggagcggggcaggggtTTGGCACGTGCCAGGCCGAGGTTTCAGGGCTCTGCTCGGCAGGGGAAGGAGCCGAGCACCCGAGCAGCCTCACCGGGTGAGGTTcgtgtggggcagccccccccctctctgcccgcggcccccccgggccgcaGCGGGCGCGttgtgctgctcagggcttgCCGGACAGCTCGCTGACCCGCTGGCGGAGGTGGAAGGCGAACTCGAACATGGTGGCCGCCAGGCTCTGGTGGATGAGGTACCGGGGCAGGCGACCCTgcaaggaaaggagaggaaacagTAGGCGAGTGAGAACAGCAGCGCGACGGgcgcagcagcccctggggaggtGAAAcccccccccctacccccccggGCTCCTGCCCAGGGGTTTTGCTCCCTGCCCCAGGCGCCTCCCGGCACGAGCGCCgcagcggggagctgctgctttcaagGAGTTTTCTCCGGGGGAggaactgaaatgcattttgatgTTTCTAAAAAGCCCGGCACGACTCAACCCGAACCGCCTCGGCCCGTGCTCTATTATGCGAGATGCATAAGCAAGCAAGGCCGGGCTCTgcgggggcaggcagcagcggcagggctgggagcgccgctggggctggcagcggctCCGCGCCCCACGGGGACCAGGCAGGgacggagccggggggggcacagcccctgcccggGCACGGGACGGGAGCAGGAGAAGCCCCGGGGATGTGGTGCACGTGGGGGGggttcctgcagcccccttcagcagggcaggggctgaggcTTCTCTGAGCCCGGTGCTGTAGTCAGGGACCGTTTCAGGCCCCGCTCGGAGGAGAAGCTCCAGCccagacacaaacacacacacacacgtgtgcaaCCCTTGCCCTTCGCTGCGGGAAGGGGTGAGCCATGCGCTATAAATACTGCGCCGGGGCCAAAGGAAATACCAAGGCAGCACAGGCGAGGGgtctgggcagcagcagagcccttcGGGAAGATGGTGGAAGCAGCTGACGGGCCGTGTATCGGGAGCTCAGCCGGCGCGGCCTCTCTCtcgcagcagcaggcagcgggcGATGGCTCCCCGGCCTGGGAAGCGCAGGGAACGTCCCCCCGTGCCCAGCCCCATCTTGCACAACCAGCGGGGCTGTTTCCGCCCCCCGAACCAGCCCGTTacagaggggaggaagaggcacGGGAGCCAGCCCCGTGAAGGAAAAACACCtccggccccagccccgtgccaagcggcgccgggggggcagcgggggccggggTGCTGCCGCGCTCGGCTCGACCCCGCTCTCGCTTCCCAGGCGGGGAGCTGCCAAGGCGAGCGCTTCTGCAAATCCCTCGCAGGGCATTTCACCAGGAGCGCGGTGCCTGAGCTGCTCTGTGGGAAGGGAGGGCcgtgggaggggagggggccgcAGCTTTGCAGCAGAGTGCTGATGAATGGAGCCTTTGTGCTCGCTGCTGCAGCGCCGTTTCCACGTCAACCTCGGCTCGATTCAGCggaggaagaaaacagggcagctcccccccccacacaccccgaTGCGCCCGGCCCTGCTCCCTTCACGCTGCCTTTGTCTGGGCCACCGGCGAGGGCTCCCCCGTAAATAGCTGCGGATCTGGGGCACGGCGTAGGGCCCCAAGCGCCGCTCCCCGCATGCCCCTcgcgcccccccggggggctgcgttTGTGCCGAGGTTCTGGGAGCAGGGCACGCCACGGCGGGCGCTTCATCCCCTCGGCGGGTCccggggagcagcaggcagccagaCCACAGCTGACATGCCCGACTATTTCTGGTCCCCTAAGAGGATAAAATCACCTCTTCCCCAGTCCCGCACGGAGAGGTGAAGCCCGTAGCCGAGACCTCGGCCAGGTGAGGAACGGTTTCCCGGCCCTACACCGGGGCAAATTCCGGGGGGGAAAGAGGGTGCACAACCTCTGCCTGCAAAACTCAGGTCCCCTTAGGGCACCCGTCGGCAGCGGCCCGAAGCTGCACCCGGGAGAGGCTCgcagcaggacagcagcccccgcgctgccCGGCTGGGAGCAGCGGGCAGGTCCCCAGCAGGCGTCGCGCAGCGTGCGGGGGCTCTGGAAGGTGCTGGTGTCCCTGCCGGGGGAGGGAACACGGCCACGGCACTCGCACGTCAGCGAAGACTTGGCTTTACCTTCAGGTCCGTGTTTAGAATCCAGATGAAAGTGCAGACCCTGGGGTTGCTGGGGCACTTCAGCACGATGAATCCTCCGGGCCCGTTCTCACCCCTGcagggaaacagcagcagcagcagcacgcagtCAGACCGGGGGAGGCTGAGGAGCCGCTCCCTGGCACCGATCCTGGCTCCTGCCGCAGCACCCCCTGGCCTGGCAGCGAGGACGGGAGCCCCGCGGGGTGGGAGCAGATGCGCAGAGCGCCCGGGAAGGGATCCGGCTTGGCTGCAGGCTCACGAGCAAACACCACGAGGCAGGTTTCCCACAGGTGCCTTGGCAGCGGcggtgccagggctgctgcagggctgcaggctgaggagcagccTCTGCCTCCGGACCGTGCCAGCGCGGCCGGCACCGCACCACGGGGAGGTTTCAGAGGCACGGCCTGGCAGAAATGGGTGCAAACAAGCAGGTCCCAGGAGAGCCGAGCACTCAGGGAGACCGTGCTCGGTCAGGACAGGCTCAGCGCAGACAGCCTCGTCACTACAGCCCCCAGATCCTTCCTCGCACCATCTGAGCGTCTCAGAGAGGAGAGCTGTGCTTACACACACAGCCCAGATACAGATTTCCCTTCTCTGCTCAGGAACACACACTATTTTTGCTGCATACATTtgttaaaagatttttctaGGCCCTGAAGTCCCCAGCTCTTAAATAGACTGAGGCAGCTATAACGGCTCCGAGTTAAAATGTCAATTACTTTAACCAGattattaggaaaaacaaagtcaGTGCGTGAAGTGGCACAGCTGGGCCCCAGGCACCAGCGCAGACGGTAACAAGGAGTCCTTGTTTGATGAGACCAACCCCGCCGAGATCCATCACCAGCCGCGCGAAACCTTCCCTTCGGAAGGGGAGAGGCCAGAGACCTGCTGACACCCTGGGAGCCGGTCCATCCTGACGCAGCTCGTTTCACCCCCGGGACCACCTCTCGGCGCCTGCAGCCTTTAAAGTCCGTAAGCGGCCGGCTTACGAGAAGCAAAAGGCATCCGAGAGGCCCAAGGAAAGACATGGTCAGCTGTTTACTGCCCCTCAGAAATGGCAGCTGGCCCTGTTTGGGAATTAACTGTTACATAAACAGGATGCGGATCGGGTTGGGGTTTGTGCTCTTACTGGTCGGCACCTCCGCTCCCCAGAGCGGAGGGAGCAGAGAGCTGGGAAACGCCCGAGCAGCGCTCAACAGCACGGAGAGTTTCTTTAACAAAGGAAGAAGAACAAGGGAAGCGAGGTTCAGTTCCACAAATAGATTAGTTTCCTGAAAACGGTGCCAGAAAGACAGCAGGGTTTTCATTTAAGTGGCTCTCTGCCCTAAGCTGAAGCAAGGCGCGTGTGTCAGATCGCAGCTCAAATAACAGGATCTGCCTCTCACCTGACATACTTGGAGAGCGGAGGCTTCAGGCTGTGCGTGGTCGACATCCCTGAGGAAATGTACCTGTCTCTTCTTCTCTCGATCCGACGCACGTTCACAAAATCCCTGTGCAAAGGAAGGGCAGTGACTGCTTTGAGACGTGCAGGGGGCTTCGAGGGAGCAGATCACAGGCTTGGGACTGCTGGGAAAGGCTGTGGCAAAGGTATGGCAGCATATggacacagcacagccagcacggTTAGCAGGGAGACAGGCTGAGTGACTGGGACAGATTTGGGCTCCGAGACTCTTGCCAGAAACGGCTGGAGGAGACTTCAGGGGCTCCTTGCCTTTGGGAGCGGTACCCAGCCCTGCTCCGGGGATGCCAGGAGCTCCCAGCCCGCACACGACGACGGGGCTGGAGCCGGGCGCCCTCGCTGCGGTCGGAAGCTTCCCTCTGTGTTTTAGGAAGGTGTTTGGGGGGCTCAGCGCAGCACAGACAGCAGGATGAACTGACCTGGGGGAAACGACACCGCCTGCGGCCCCAGCTGCTACGTCGTACGAAACGATCGTGTTGTCTTCAACCCGCTGCAagatctggaaggaaaaaaaataaataaaaaaataaaaggatttccTCAGACTGTGCCTGCAGGTGCCAACAGCTGGGCGATGCGGCCCCTCCTCAGAACAGCACCACGACTCAAAGCCAGCGCCTTTAGCAGCTGATGGcaggctcggggctggggccgaGCTCGTTGGCGGCACACGCAGAGGTTCCTCTGCTggcccggggctgcccctctGCCCCTCCAGGGGGGCGCAGGCGTTGCCTTCGGATCCCCGCCACACCGGCGGCGATCGCCCCAACCGCACCGAGCAGAAGCCGGCTTGGCTCGGCCGCtggcccagctccctgcccacctcGTGGGCTTTTGGACGGGCACCGCCACGCAGCTGGCTGCCGCAGAGCATTCGGATCGTACGGATGAGCGGCGGAGATTTAACGCCTCAGTGACTCTGATCCAGCTAAGCTCCAGTAGGGCCCGGGCACCGCTGACAGCCGGTGCGGGGCCGGGAAGCTCCAGCTCTCCGCTCCAAGGAGCTCCTGTGATTAAGCCATCTTTGTCCGGCACGCTCACCTGGCAAGCTGCCACCGTTCTGTTCCACAGGATCATCTTCTCGGGCTGGAGAATAACCTCCTGGTAAACTGTttcagcagagcactgcaggaAAGCCTGAGGACAGAGCCAGAGCAGTTAGCCAGTCCCCCGCTACACCTCGGTAAGACGATTTCTAAGGAACGCAGGGCAGATCACAAAGAACGACGGGGATAAAGCAGGAGGGCAGCGCGGcgaggctgcagagctgaggctgTGACCCCGCTGCCGCAGCGCTCCCGTTCCCAGGGGCCTGGAGGGCACACGAGGAGTCAGAGGAAGGATCAGACCCCGGGGAAAAGCAGTcgctgagctgctgcctgctggggtctGCGCTGGGTGGGAGGGCAAATATCTGTCTGTACCACAGACGGGCCTCGGGGCTGACCCGGGCTGGCTCCTCCACCCTCACCCTGCCTCATCAGCGATTTTGTGGAGCAATTGCACGCGCAGCAGAGTCACTGAGAAGCTGCTCCGAGCTCTAGCACAGACAACAGTCAtttccccacgtccccgtgggACGGGGGATCTTCAGAGGCACACGGTTAACGCAGCGGAGTGGGCCCGTGCAGCTTTTCCTCGTGAACACAGAGCCGCTCCgccggcagctcctgccagcaaGGCAACATATGCACTGGAACAAAGAAAAGCCACCGCAGCACCGATGCTTCATTAAAGCGTGGTTTACAGCCAAGGCACTCCAGCGAGAGGGCACGGAGCACGGCACTTCCGCGCGGCTCTGCTCAatgccaggcagcagcagacgCACGCTCAGCCCTGGTCTTGCTGGCAATTAGTTGCAATTAGCCTCCTTGGTCAGATTAGTCCTAGATGCTGGGGTTGGAAGCGAGTCTTGCAGTCACCTGCTCCCACTTCTACCAGCAGAGACTGGGGCCCAGCAGATTTGCCGGGGAGTTTGTCCGCCAGCCAAGGGGTTTTCCTGGAGAGATTCCCTAGAGCGCGCAGCGCAGTTCATCTGTCTCAAAGAGCGCTCTGCAGCCTGACCTGTCCTGCCAGGGCCAGGAGGGAGCGTGAAAGCCGAGCCGCGATGCCAAGCAGAGCAGGCTCTTTGCCTGTGCCACACGGGCTGAGGAAGCGATACGGGAAGGTCCttacctttaaaataaaggtCTTGCCGTGGAAAGGTATTTCGAAAGTGTAAACAACGTCACCAAAGTCCTGCGCAAGAAATAAGGAAGTTACATTCATGctggcaaaataaaattaaccgCTTCTACCTGGGCTAAAGCCTGCTGGTCTACGAGCACTGTGCTACgggggcaggatgcggcccgcTCCCGTGCCACGCAGGACCACCCCCGGCCCCGAACCGTGCCCGCTCCcccaggccaggccaggccgCCAGCCCCACGGCAGGAAGGACACCCAGCACATTTCAGATGCCCATGCACAAATTTccataaacaaaacaacatccAGAGAGGCAGCAGTGATGAGACAGGAAAAGAATCCAGCCCGTGCCAGGCTGCAAACTCCGTTTCAAGGTCAAATTCTCTTTGTAGCAAGCTACCAGCACCAGTGCAAGAGAAAGGGCTTGGTTTGCCAGCACTGCTGTTGTTACCTACATCTGAGAAGAGACTCCCTGGAGGGGTTAGGGATGGACAGATGATAACCTTTCATCATTAGCCCCGTGTTAAACTCTGATTAGTCTATTTAAATCCATCCCCCTTTGgataaagaaaacaatctgCCCAGCTAGTTTGGCACCAAACAATGGATCACTTGACAGGGGAATTTTAAACACCAGATGAGACTGCAGTTTGCAGGACTCTCACCCCAGCCATGTCAGGAGCCCACAAGCAGAAAGCAAGGTTGGTTTTAGGGGGCAGAGACAGGGCGCCTTCCACTCCACGCTTTGGGCAGAGCAAGGAGCTCTAGACACCCCAGCAAACCCCGCTGTAGCTCAGGGAATAAACCCCTGAGGTGGGGAAACGGGCAGGGCTCCCCGGTTCACCCTCTGCCTCCCACAAGGTCCCTGtcctggggacggggacaggcaCAGGGCCTCGGGGtgggccagcaggagcagcctgtgCCCCACGCGCTCCTGCTCCCCCTTGGCTCACAGCAACCCCAGCTCGGCCGGAGCCtccccagaccccagcacgctccTAAAAacaccctgctctgcagcacgaGCAAAAGCAGCAGGGTCAGGaccctgggtgctgcacgtggccggcacggcacggcacagcacggctgTGCTCCTCCCCGCCGCAGCTCTGCGCCCCCCCCAGCCTACCAAAGGTGAATTGTCCGCCCCTGCCCGCCCGCTGTCGAGAGGGAGGAGTGATGGGCTCTCTCCTGTCAAACGGGAAGGCAATTAAACGTCTAATTAAATAAGAGGGGATTTTACATTTAACTGAACTGGAATAGATTCCTAATTCAATCAGGTAATTGTAACGCTTGTTAATTTTTCATGTCGCAAGGAGGTTTCAAAAGCCTCGTTTGTCCTCCAGTTTTTGCTAAGCCATCCGTGCTTGCtgccgggcagcggggcggggggacacTTGCATTGTTTTTCTCGAACTTCCAGTTCTCCTCCTGCGCCAGGATTTGGTCCACAACTTCCATCGCCTCTTTGCCTTGCCGGACGTATTCTTTCTCCTAGGAGAGAAGGGAATATTTCACTCGTGGGGCTTGCAGGGAGCCCAAAGCGTGCGTGCGAGGCTTGCTACCCACCTCCCAGGGCTAGCAGAGGGAAGCGGGCAACCTCCCACCACCACACCGCGGAAATCTCTTCATTCAGGTCACAGAGGCCTCGTTTTGGAGCTCGAAGTCACGCTCCCCGCCCTGGCTGGCATCCACACGCCAGCTGCGCCTACCAGCGAGCCTCCTGCCTCGGCGCAAGGGCTTCCAGCAGGCCGAGGGCTGCGAGGAGCGCAGAGCTTCCTCCCGCGGGAGCGCCGgggctggagctcagcagcagcagcaccacttGGAAGGCGGCACCCAGAGGCCTGCGCCCAGGCAGACCTCGGGGAGGTGCGGGACCGCCCTGCTAG
Encoded proteins:
- the PNMT gene encoding phenylethanolamine N-methyltransferase produces the protein MDGRNQRRAEHSHNSPCAPPRPSPPHPPRPCRGYKTGPGAAAPAAPAMSSLAAVREGYERFDPRAYLQNNYVPPRADFSSEDCVVPWKLRCLAETFASGEIRGRTLIDVGSGPTIYQLLSACDHFEEIVATDYLAVNREELQRWARGEPGTFDWSPFIQHVCKIEGRGEPWQEKERRLRGRLRRILPIDVHRPDPLGAPLRPPADALLSAFCLEAVSPDRAAFARALAHVGSLLRPGGHALLLGALGESFYLAGAARLPVVPLAEDDVRGALAGAGFALRQFRSYAMPPALRTGVDDVDGVFFAHAQKPTEA
- the TCAP gene encoding telethonin; the encoded protein is MWGPSTVVRSGGLLSGARLGCRVKEEDVGRHETFSAEWLDLELSTRPEEGWCRREVDERRRETLEQRGETRVLEQRSPWGVLRFGLLGQPLAQHLLPYARTLPLPLFAPPDLRGAKAGVPRTLSRSLSHEAQRG